In the genome of Deinococcus multiflagellatus, the window GTGACGCGCACCGGCTCCAGACTGTCCTCGTCATACAGCACGACGGGAATATTGCCAGTCTCCTGCCAGAGCATGACCCAGCTCAATCCGTCCGGCAGGTAGTTCTCGATGCGCACCCGCTCCAGGTATTCGTGTGGTTTCACCGGCCCACGGTCCTTGAGCTCGCCTTCCGGCTCACTTTGCTTGACACTGGTGAGCTTCGTGGACCGCTGGAGTTTGGCCCTCAACCATCCTTCCGGGCTCCAGTGCTGCTCCAGAACCTCGATCTCATCCCCCAGCAGGTCGCCCACGGCGGCCGCCCCGAGATATCCGTACCGGCCGATGATTTCCGTCCTGGTCCGGGTGGCCACGGTGTAGCTCCAGGACCGCTTCCGCGTGAACTGGCGCAGCAGCATATCCGTGCAAGTCGGGTGGTAGGTCGTTTCCGTTTCCTCCAAGCTGGTGAGCACGTTGCTGAAGTCCACGTCCACGGTTTTGCCATCCACCTGTTCCTGCACGCTGAACGATTGAACGGTCGCGCGGTACACGCCCACCAGCTGGCCGTTCACCCGGTGATACCCCGTGATGACTTCGCCCTTCCCATCCGGAATGGGGTCAATCTTCGACCAAGCCTTGTTCGGTTGAATGGCCTGTTCGAAGGCCTCCGGGTCGGGGGCCAACTCAATCAGGGTGGCCAGCTCGGGCAGGGGCACCAGGAGATCTGCGCCTGTGACGGTGACCGAAGCGGGAAAGTGACCGCTTTCCCGACGCCGGGTGCCACCACTGATCACCTGATCACCGCTCACCTGCACGTCGCCCTCAGTGATGCCTGGGGGCAGCAACAGCAATCGGGTGACACTGCCTTCACGTCGGATGACCGGCCGGTAGCCGACGGCGAGATATGTGTCATCCAGCACCTGCTGCGGCGACTTGCCTTTGGTCGAATACGGCATCTCGAATTCGGTCCAGTGCTCACCCGCCAGTGGATCACCCCCCACCACGGTGAGACTCAGACCCGCCGCCGCCACGGCCTGACGCACGATGCTGCCCACCGGCGCGGTCTGCAGCTGCAGCCGGGCCGCGCAGGGCGTGTCGCGCGTAGGACGGGGCGTGGGGGTGAGCATGAAGGGCACGAGTTCCGGCAGGCGCACCGTGCCCAGCGACGTGGCGGCTGGGGTGTACGCCCGCAGGGTGGTCTGCACCGCCCCACGGGCGTCGCTCACCTCGTACTGGTCATCCAGCGCCAGCTGAATCTCAGTGCGGGCGGTCACGAACTCGTAGTTCTGTCTGGCCCGGGGTTTGGGGGCGCCCGGCGGCCCACTGATGGCCCCGGCCTTTCCGCTGTGCCCTTGACTGGTCAGGGTGACCCGAACCGGCGCCCCAGCAGCGGGGATGACCTCGCCGGGCAGCACGAGGGTGGCGGTGGGTCCGCTGCCGTCGTCGCTGTAATCGGCGCTGATCAGCGGGCCGAGCGGACTCTCGGCCGTGACCACGAGGGGCCGCACGCCCTGAATGACGTCCACAGGCGGTTTGGGCACAGGGGCAGGCTGGCCCGGCTGGGAACGGTGGGTCACGAAGGCCAGGGTGTGGTGCACCAGTTCCACTTCCACCCAGGGCTGTGTGGCGGCGAAATGGGTGAACTCTTCATCGCCCAGCCAGCCACCCCGGGCGAGATGGACGAACTGCACCTCCTGCAGGCTGGTGGCCGTGGCCTCATGGATCAGGGTGACGCGCGGCCGCGTGCGCCGGGTCAGGACGTTGAACATGCGTTACCTCTGGTACGAGATGATCAGGCGCCCGTGGTCCGCCCCGGTCTGCGTGGTACCGGCAGGGGTGGTCCAGGCCTCCACAATCAGGACGCTGTCCCCTGGAGCGAGCAGCTCGTCGCCCAGCGGGGACGTCCATTGGGCGGTCAGCGCCACGCCATTGGCGCTGACCAGGTATTCGCCCGGCACCGCGCCGTCCTGGAGCACGCGCAGGCGCAGCCCCGGCACCGGCTCATCACCGGTGTTCACGAGGCGCAGCTGGCGGCTGGCGGTGGTGGTGCCGGGCGGCACGCTGCCAAAGTCGGTGGCGGGGGCCAGGGTGCCGTCGAGTTGCTGGAGTTCAAGCTGTTTCACGTGGGCCTCCCGAGAATGACGGCCTCGAAGCCGCTGTACGTCCAGTACTGCTCCATCGGCACGCCGTCCGGGCCGGCCTGCACCGCGTGGAGCGTGGTGTCGAAGGGGCTGATCACCACGGCGTCAATCCAGACCCGCCCGGTGCTGAGCGTGTAATTTTCCGAGATGGTCACCAGATCGCCGGGCAGCAGGTTGCGCAGGATGTCGGCCTGGTTATTGGTGACCGCGATATTGGTGCCCCCGGCAATCGTGATGCGCGTGGCCTGGATATCGGGCGGCAGCTGCGCCAGGCTCAGGCCGCTGGCCAGGGCGAGAATGTTGAGGTTGCGCTCCGTCTTCGCCTTCACGTAGCCGGTTTCGGGATCGGGCGCCGCCGGCCCGAAGGCGACGGGCCCGACCGTCAGGTAGCGGTCCTGCCAGACCATCAGCAGTCGTCTCCATTCCAGGCCTTGTCGCGCATGGCACTGGTCACGCGCTGGTCGACCACCTCATTCACGAAGCGGCGTAGGTCCTGGGCGCGGTCCTCGCCCGCCTCGAACGTGGTGGTGAATCCCCAGTGGTTATTGATGATCACGGTCTTGTTGCCACCTCCTGAAGTGGTCTGGTTGACGGGTGGGGGCGGGGGGGGCGGCGGCCCGCCCGCCGCCGCCGTGGCCGCCGCCTGCGCGGCCTGCGCGCTGACCTGCGCGGGCGGGGGCGGGGCCGGGCGGCTGATGACGGTGGTCACGAGATAGCTGCCCGCCGCATTGATGGACGCGCGCAGGGCCGCCGCCACCGCCGCCAGCTCCTGGGCCGACGCCACGTACTCACGTGCCGTGGCCAGCTCCTGATCGGCGAGGCGGGCCCGCTCGGACAGCAGCTCCCCCTCGCGTTCCAGGCGCAGGTGGTCGGCCTCCAGCTGGGCGCGGTGCAGTTCCTCTTCCCGGTCGAGCAGCGTCACCCGGTCCTGAGCAGCGGCTGCCTCGCGGTCGTACACTACGCCCAGCCGGTCCAGCTGCTCCAGCAGGTCGGACACGGCTTTGGTGTTGCTGACGCCAACCGACACCCCGCTTTGCCGCAGCAGCGCCTGCTGCTTGCGCAGACGTTCTTCCTGTTCGGCCAGGGCCGCCGAGGTTTTCTGAATCGCCGCCGGATCACCGTCCCGCACGGCGTTCTGGGTGGCCCGCAGGAGGCTGTCACGGCGCTGCTGGAGCGCGTAGAAGCGGTCAATCTCCGTATTGACGTTGACCCGCTCGCGGGCCTCGCTGCCGCTGACCGCCCGCCGCAGGCGCTCCGTGGCCCCCTGCACGCCGTCCATCTGCCCCACCAGCTTTTCGTACTCGCCCTGCAGGGCCCGCACGGCGGCCCGTTCGTCGCTGATGGCCTTGATCAGCCCCTCCGTGGCTGTTTTGGCACGTTCCTTGTTCTCGCCCTTCTGGGCGGCGTTGTACTCGCGCTGGGCCTGTGCCAGGCCCTGGCGGCTGCGGGTCAGGGCGGCGCTGGCGCCCGCCAGGGCGCGGGTGCCCTCGGTGCCCTGGGCCAGCTGAGTGTCGAGGTCCTCTTCGGCCTGCACCAGCGCGCGGTTCAGGTCGGCCGCCGCCTTGCGCGCCAGATTCAGCTTCAGCTGGGTGTCGGCCAGCAGTCCCTCCTGCATGATCAGGCCGCGCCGGGTTTCGAAGGTGGACACCCCGGCCAGTTCCAACGTTTCCAGAGAGTCGCGCAGTTGGTCCACCATCGCCTGCTGCGCCTCGGCCACACTTTGCAGCCGCTGCACCTCCACCGTGGCCGCCCCCAGCGCGGCCTTGCGGGCCTCGGTCAGGTCAGGGACAATCGCCCGGGTGGCCTGCTCGGCGGCAGCCCGGCGGGCGTCGTTGAGGGCCTGTACCTGCTCGGTTTCCTGGGTGAGCAGGTTGACCCGCTTGGTCTGCAGGTCGAGGCGCTCCTGTTCGGTGAGCAGGTTCGCGTCGGCCAGGGCCAGCTGCCGTTCCAGTTGCGCGATCTGCCGCTGGGTGACCCCCAGGGCGGTGGCCTGATCGCGCAGGCTGTCCTGGCCGGTGCGGGTGCGGGCGGCGTCCAGGGCGAGCATCGCCTCGCCATATTCGAAGGCCTGCTGGTCCAGGCCCATGACGAACTGGCGGATGGCCCGTTGCTGCTCGTACAGGCTGGTGAGTTTCTGGGTCCGTTCCGCGATCAGGTCCAGCGTCTGGGCCTCGGTGAGCCCCCGCGCCCTGGCCTGGGCGATCTGCCCATCGATCTGATCCAGTTCCTGCTGGGTGGCCACGAGGCCAGCCTGTTTCGCGGCGAGCACCTCGGCGCTGGTGCGGGCCACGGCCGCGCCGTAGGCCACCTGCGAGGCCACCACACGGTCCTGCGCGGCGAGCAGCTCGTCCTCGGCCTTTCGGGCGTCCTCGCGCTGTTTCTGGGCCTTTTCACGCGCATCCTCGTCTTTCTTGCGGGCGTCATCGGCCCGATTCTGTGCCTCCTCTTCACGGCGTTTGAGATCGTCCAGCACGCCTTTTCGCGCCTCGGCGTTGCTGGCCAGGCCCTGTTCAGCCTGAACCTTCAGCTCCTCGCTGCCCTTCTGGCGGGCCAGCGCCAGGCGGGCCTCCCAGTAGGCCGCGTCCTGGGCCAGGCGCCGCTGGTAGGCGCCGGCGTCACCCGTGGCCTCGTACCGGGTGCGGGCGAGCTTGAGGGCCGCCGCCTGGTCCTTGTCCTGCCGCTCGCGTTCGAAGGCCTGTTCCGCCGCCAGAATGGCCAGCCCGCGCTGCTGGGCCGCAGTCGTGCGGATGCGGGTCAGCTCCGCTTCACTGCGCAGGTATCGCTCGCGCAGGGCGGGGGACAGGTCGGTCTTGGCCAGCTGGTCGCGCAGCGTCCGCAGCTGCTGGTCGGTGTCGCGGATGATGTCGTTGAAGGGCGCGGCGGCGCCGCTGCGGGCCTTGCCGAGGGGGGTCTGGTCGATGTCGGCCAGGCGCTTTTGCAGCTCGGCAGCGGTGCGCTCCGCCTCCCCCAGTTCCTCGCGGAATTCGCGCACGTTGTCGGCCTGAATCTCGTTGATGGAGCTCAGAGCCTTGTCGATGGCCGCGACCTTGCCCCCGTCACCGGCAGCCTGGGCGCGGGCCCGCTCGGCCTGGAGCACCCGTTCCAGCTGGCGCAGCTCAGCGGCCGTGGCGTCCCGGGCGCCCTCCATGCGCCGGTCTAAGCCTTCCTGGTAGATCGCGGTGCGTTCCTGCTGCACGCGTTCCTCCAGCTTGAGTTGCTCATCGGCCAGTTTGGTCTGGCCGTCCAATTCGAGGAGACGCAACCCATTGATGAGTTGGGTCCGGGCCTCGCGTTCCAGGGCCGCCCGCTGGTCGCCCGCGCTGGCCGCGTCCCGCATCTGTTGCAGGTACGTGGTGCGCAGGGCGCTGCGCTGCGCCTCCGCTTCCAGGGCCAGTTGCTGCTGGCGCAACCGGAGGAACTGGGGGGCGTAGCGCTGCTCGATCGCCAGCCGGGCCTGGGGGACGTCCCCGGCCATGGCCAGCTCCCGGTCCCGCTGCCCCTCCAGCACCCGGATCACCGCGTCGCTGATGCGCACCTGGCTGCTGAGGGTCTCCTGCTGCGCGGCACGCACCTTGTCGAGGCGCTCCTGGGCGATCTGCTCCAGCTCTTTATCACGCTGACGTTCCAGGGCTAGGATCTGGCGGTTTTGCAGGACCTGCAGCTGACCCGCCTCGTCCTGGAACTGCCGGCGATCGCCGCTGGACAGGTTCTTGTTCTGGGCGTTGCGCAGCAGCTCGGCGATCTGGGGGGCGTAGGTGGTCCGCAGGTCCTCAATCTGCGCATTGAGTTCGCTGCGGCGCCGGGCCAGGGCGTCGTCGGAGAGGGCAGCCTCTGCCGCCCGCACGTCGCGCTCGTGGCCCAGGCGCACCTCTTTCTGCTTGTCCAGGGCATCCTTAACCAGGGCGGTCTGCTCACGGGCCTGCTGCGCGCGGATCTCCGCCAGGCCTTTTTGCAGGTCCGAATTGTTCAGGTCGAAGTTGAAGGCCGTTTTGAGCTTGATCGCCAGGGCATCGAACTGGTTGCCCAGCTGCTCGATCTGGCCGCCCAGTTCGGTCATGCCCTTGACCCGCAGCTCCAGCTGGCGACCGGCGAGTTCCTCGCGCAGATCCTTCAACGCTTTCTTCTGTTTCTCGACTTCCTTCGGGTCGATGTTGATGGGCTTCACGGGGGGACGGCGCGCGGCCTCGGTGTTCAGGCGGGTCAGTTCCGCGTGGTAATCCTGCACCGCTTTGCGCCTGCGCGCGATGTCCTCCTCGTCCCGCGAGGTTTTGCGTTCTCCAGTCCAGAACTCTTTGTCGAAGATTGTGGTGGCCTGCACCTGCCCCATCTCGGCGTCGGCCAGGCTTTGCACGGCCAGCAGGTACTTCGCCTTGACATTGTTCAGCTCACCCCCTTCTTTGTTGAGTTCACGCACCCGCTTCATGGTCGACTCGTGACTGGCCTGATTCGAGGCGTCGATCTCGTCGTAGGTGCGGCGCATCTCGCTGTAATGGTTGTTCAGCGCCACAGCGGCTGCGGTGGTGCCCGCGATGACCAGCAGCCACGGGTTAGCGGCCAGGAAAGCGGCGGTGGCTTTGGCGGCCGCAACGATCGCCGGAATGAAGGTCGTTTTGATGGCGGTGGCCGCCCCGACGATGGCCAGCCTGGACGCCGCGAAGATGCCGGGCAGGGCGGTCCAGGCCCCAATCACGGCGGTCTTGATCATTTCCTGTCGCAGGTACACAAAGGCCAGACCGACCCCGGTCACCACGATGGCCGTGTTCTGCATGAGCTGCCGGAGGCGCTCGCCGTCGTTCAGGAACAGGCGCACGCTCTCCACCACGTTCCGGATGCCCTTAATGATGCTGGTCAGGGCGGGCAGGAAGATCAGGCCGATCATGGCGGTGAACGCTTCCCACTCGGCGCGCAGCACCTTCACCTGACCGGCGTAGCTTTCCATGCGCTCACGGGCGACCCGGGCGGCCTCACCCTGCAGGCCCATCGCCTTGATGTTCTCCTCAATGGCCTCGTTCGTGAAACCGAAGAAGGCGCGGGCAGCGCGACTCGCGTCCGACCCAAAGATGTCGGTGATCAGGCCGTTGCGGCGCTCGTCGGACAGCTTAGCGAGCTTCTGCCGGGTCTCTTCGAGCACTTCGCCCAGGGGCCGGGTGGCGCCAGCCGCATCGTAGAAACTGACCTCCAGTTGCTTCAGGGATTTCTTCGCAGTATCGCTGGGGGCCTGCAGGCTGGTGAGGAATGTTTTGAAGGACGTGCCCGCATCGGCCATCTGCTTGAAGCCTGCCTGGGCCAGCGTGGCGGCGTACCCGGCGACCTGCTCGATGTTCAGCCCGGCGTCCTTTGCGGCGGGGCCGAGCGAGGCGAAGAACTGACTCAGGTCAGAGGCGGTTAGGGTCGTCTTGTTGGCGAAGTTGGCAAACACGTCCGCCACGCGGGGCAAATCATCTGCCACGAGACCGAATGCGGTCATGGCGGAGACCGCCATGTTGGCCCCTTCCCCTGCCGTGATGCCAGCGGCACCGGCGAGGTTCAGGGCACCCGTGAGCCCCCCACCGATGACCTGCTGGGCACTCAGGCCGGCCTTGTTGAGCTCCAACATGGCCAGCGCCGCGTCTTTCGGCCCCACGCCCAGATCCAGCCCAAGGTTCATGGCGGCGTCTTTCAGCTTGACCATTTCCTCCGCGGTGGGCTGCGTGAGGGCCTTGATGTTGACCAGCTGCTCTTCGAACGCGGCGCCGCTGTTGACCACAGCGGTGAAGGCGGTGGCCAGCACCGTGATCGCGGCCGCAGCGGTGCCCGCCACGAACGCGAGGGCCTCGGCGCTGATGGCCACCCGGCTGATGGCACCGGCACCGTTCAGGGCAGACCTGGACAGCCCGTTGAAAGCGCCTGCGCTGCCCCCAATCGTCTGGGCCAGCTTGGGGCCCGCCAGGCCCTGCAGGGCGGCGTTCACGTTCGCTTTGGCCGTATTTCCCAGCTCGGCAGCCGCTTTGGCCACCTGCGCCTGGCCGGACTTCATGCCCAGAGCGAGGCCCTCGGCCGCGTTCAACCCGAACATCTGGGTGATGCGGCTGGGACTGCGGATCTGCAGACGGGTTTTCAGGGCAGAGATGACCTCGTCCCCCAGGTCCTGGGCGCCTCTGCCCACCTTGGGCTTGCCGGCGCCCATGCCGGTGAACAGCCCGGTGTTGATG includes:
- a CDS encoding phage tail tape measure protein, with the protein product MAEVRDTMLLDASQPIRVIEEMEQRFARLFREREAPIKFNLPPLPKPTPDPGTRPERRAQESQLDRLSNRLRVVQQELKRLGDNATDDQLRVLETRLARLTAQAELMAPGLDKGSRAAARLSNVMTGLVTTSASVQTAMSSLGQPKGLQTADSQMKAYAQTLGTVNNLWRLQVLTDEQAAKSAAKLRDELLKLAAAGGTSGDAALKAVQLATQAQRVIDGAMGEATKGGFAYNAGIAILDGISRIRGPLGVLAAGLGGAINTGLFTGMGAGKPKVGRGAQDLGDEVISALKTRLQIRSPSRITQMFGLNAAEGLALGMKSGQAQVAKAAAELGNTAKANVNAALQGLAGPKLAQTIGGSAGAFNGLSRSALNGAGAISRVAISAEALAFVAGTAAAAITVLATAFTAVVNSGAAFEEQLVNIKALTQPTAEEMVKLKDAAMNLGLDLGVGPKDAALAMLELNKAGLSAQQVIGGGLTGALNLAGAAGITAGEGANMAVSAMTAFGLVADDLPRVADVFANFANKTTLTASDLSQFFASLGPAAKDAGLNIEQVAGYAATLAQAGFKQMADAGTSFKTFLTSLQAPSDTAKKSLKQLEVSFYDAAGATRPLGEVLEETRQKLAKLSDERRNGLITDIFGSDASRAARAFFGFTNEAIEENIKAMGLQGEAARVARERMESYAGQVKVLRAEWEAFTAMIGLIFLPALTSIIKGIRNVVESVRLFLNDGERLRQLMQNTAIVVTGVGLAFVYLRQEMIKTAVIGAWTALPGIFAASRLAIVGAATAIKTTFIPAIVAAAKATAAFLAANPWLLVIAGTTAAAVALNNHYSEMRRTYDEIDASNQASHESTMKRVRELNKEGGELNNVKAKYLLAVQSLADAEMGQVQATTIFDKEFWTGERKTSRDEEDIARRRKAVQDYHAELTRLNTEAARRPPVKPINIDPKEVEKQKKALKDLREELAGRQLELRVKGMTELGGQIEQLGNQFDALAIKLKTAFNFDLNNSDLQKGLAEIRAQQAREQTALVKDALDKQKEVRLGHERDVRAAEAALSDDALARRRSELNAQIEDLRTTYAPQIAELLRNAQNKNLSSGDRRQFQDEAGQLQVLQNRQILALERQRDKELEQIAQERLDKVRAAQQETLSSQVRISDAVIRVLEGQRDRELAMAGDVPQARLAIEQRYAPQFLRLRQQQLALEAEAQRSALRTTYLQQMRDAASAGDQRAALEREARTQLINGLRLLELDGQTKLADEQLKLEERVQQERTAIYQEGLDRRMEGARDATAAELRQLERVLQAERARAQAAGDGGKVAAIDKALSSINEIQADNVREFREELGEAERTAAELQKRLADIDQTPLGKARSGAAAPFNDIIRDTDQQLRTLRDQLAKTDLSPALRERYLRSEAELTRIRTTAAQQRGLAILAAEQAFERERQDKDQAAALKLARTRYEATGDAGAYQRRLAQDAAYWEARLALARQKGSEELKVQAEQGLASNAEARKGVLDDLKRREEEAQNRADDARKKDEDAREKAQKQREDARKAEDELLAAQDRVVASQVAYGAAVARTSAEVLAAKQAGLVATQQELDQIDGQIAQARARGLTEAQTLDLIAERTQKLTSLYEQQRAIRQFVMGLDQQAFEYGEAMLALDAARTRTGQDSLRDQATALGVTQRQIAQLERQLALADANLLTEQERLDLQTKRVNLLTQETEQVQALNDARRAAAEQATRAIVPDLTEARKAALGAATVEVQRLQSVAEAQQAMVDQLRDSLETLELAGVSTFETRRGLIMQEGLLADTQLKLNLARKAAADLNRALVQAEEDLDTQLAQGTEGTRALAGASAALTRSRQGLAQAQREYNAAQKGENKERAKTATEGLIKAISDERAAVRALQGEYEKLVGQMDGVQGATERLRRAVSGSEARERVNVNTEIDRFYALQQRRDSLLRATQNAVRDGDPAAIQKTSAALAEQEERLRKQQALLRQSGVSVGVSNTKAVSDLLEQLDRLGVVYDREAAAAQDRVTLLDREEELHRAQLEADHLRLEREGELLSERARLADQELATAREYVASAQELAAVAAALRASINAAGSYLVTTVISRPAPPPPAQVSAQAAQAAATAAAGGPPPPPPPPVNQTTSGGGNKTVIINNHWGFTTTFEAGEDRAQDLRRFVNEVVDQRVTSAMRDKAWNGDDC